The following nucleotide sequence is from Microbacterium imperiale.
CCGTGCGCGCGATGCCGAACAGGTAGGTGATGCCCAGCAGGATCAGCAGGGCGTCCACGGGGAAGCCGCCGAGGACGTCGTCGAGGGGCTCGCCCACGAGCAGCACCCCCACAAGCACGGCGGCCACGAGCGCGAGCGCGCCCATGTGGACGTTGCGGATCGCCGAGATGGCGAAGACGGCAACGAGGACGACCAGGGCGATGATCTCCACGGTCATGCGGGATCCCCTCCCCCGGTCGGAAGGGCGGTCAGGTCACGGTGCATCAACGTTGATCTCCAGGTCGAAGGGGTCGGTTGTCGGGTGGATCAGTGGCCGAGCGCGAGGCCGGCCCGGTAAGCGGCGAGCGCCCCCGTCGGCACTCCCTCGAGGTCGGCGAGCGTGACGAGCGAGCCGGCAGCGACATCGCGACGCAGGCGGGCTCCCGACAGCAGGTAGTACGGTGCGACCTCGCCCGCGTCGGGCGCGACGATCACCGGCGCGACGCCGGAGATCTCGTGGTGGTGGCCCTCAACGCGGAACACGGTGTCGGCGGCGAGGTCGGCGGTCGTGCGCGCGGCGAGCACGGTGTGCTGGCGGGGCTCCGGCGTCGCAGCTGTTCCGTCGACGGCGGCCGCGACGGTGAGGGGAGTCTCGACGCCCATGAAGTGATAGGGCCAGTAGATGCAGGCGTAGCGGCCGTTGCGGCTCACCACGTGGCCCTTGCCGCGCAGGATGTCCCACGTGACGTCATCGCCGGTGCGGACGATGGCGAACACACCGCCCGCGAAGCTCGCCTCGCCCGGCAGGCGCAGCATCGAGAACACGTCGATGACGCCGGTGGACGCGAGGATGCCGCCGTCCGCGCGCTCGGCGTAGATGTCGGCGAGCTCGTCGGGGCGGGCGACCGGGTAGTGCATCGCCTCGATGTCGGCCACCGCCCCCGTGTAGAGCGAGACCACGTTCATCTCGCACGAGTCGGCGGCCGCGGCGCGCTTGAGGTCGGCGACCGCCGCCGCTCGGGCGGCGAGCGTCGCGGGCAGATCGTCGCCGAGCGAGAGCAGGTCGGCGAGAGCCGGGGCCGACACGGCGACGCCGTTCTGGTTCACGATCCCCGTCTCGGGATCGAACACCAGGTCGTACTCGCCCGACTTGCCGAGCGCGACGATGTCGAACCCGACGCCGAGCACCCATTCGACCAGGCGGAGGAGGTTGGCGGGCTGGTCGCCGTCGCCGGGAAGGTACCGGAGGCCCCGCTCACGTGCCCGGGCGCTGAGCGCGACGCCGGCCACCGACTCGATCTCCTTGCTGACCATGACCACGTGGGTGCCCGAGTCGAGGGCTGCCTCGGCGTACGCGTGACCCGCCTCGATGCGCCCAGTCGCCTCGACCAGCACGTCCGCGTGCGTCCAGGCGATGTGGGCGCCGTCGCCGATGACGGCGATCTTGCCCGCGTCGACGGCGGCAGCCGCCTCGGCGACGGATGCCGCGTGCACGAAGCCGTCCTCGCTCACGCCGAGCGCGGTCAGCATGCGCACGACGCCGTCGACGTCGGGGTCGACGAGCTGAGCCGCGGTCATGTCGGGAAGACGTTGCAGCTGGTCGAGAAGGGTGCGTCCGTACCCGCCGTTCGCGCCGGTGAGCGCGATGCGGATGACGGCGGTACGGCGGGGCGCCGGGCTCTGGATCACCGTTGTTCCTGGTTTCGTCGTCGAGAGTTGTCGAGGATCCGGCACGGACCTCGGGGAGCGCCTGCAACTGTAACGGGTTCTCACAGATTGTCAAAAATAGTCTCAAATAATCACATACACTGGTCTCGTCGCCCGCTGGCGGCATCGCAGTCCCCCCGGCCGAACCGAACGAAGAGGTTTCCCATGTACATCGGCGCCGTCGCCGACGACTTCACCGGCGCGACCGACCTGGCAACGACCCTCCGCGCACGCGGGATGCGTGCCGTCGTCGTGATCGAGGACCGCCCCGTCGATCCCGC
It contains:
- a CDS encoding homoserine dehydrogenase encodes the protein MIQSPAPRRTAVIRIALTGANGGYGRTLLDQLQRLPDMTAAQLVDPDVDGVVRMLTALGVSEDGFVHAASVAEAAAAVDAGKIAVIGDGAHIAWTHADVLVEATGRIEAGHAYAEAALDSGTHVVMVSKEIESVAGVALSARARERGLRYLPGDGDQPANLLRLVEWVLGVGFDIVALGKSGEYDLVFDPETGIVNQNGVAVSAPALADLLSLGDDLPATLAARAAAVADLKRAAAADSCEMNVVSLYTGAVADIEAMHYPVARPDELADIYAERADGGILASTGVIDVFSMLRLPGEASFAGGVFAIVRTGDDVTWDILRGKGHVVSRNGRYACIYWPYHFMGVETPLTVAAAVDGTAATPEPRQHTVLAARTTADLAADTVFRVEGHHHEISGVAPVIVAPDAGEVAPYYLLSGARLRRDVAAGSLVTLADLEGVPTGALAAYRAGLALGH